A single window of Ignavibacteriota bacterium DNA harbors:
- a CDS encoding NifU family protein: MIAIDKNSVENILESIRPFLKEDKGDIELVNITEDGIVEVKLLGACADCPMSTMTLRAGVEKALQKEIPKIKRVESIN; this comes from the coding sequence ATGATTGCAATTGATAAAAATAGTGTTGAGAACATTTTAGAATCAATTAGACCTTTCCTTAAAGAAGATAAAGGAGATATCGAATTGGTAAATATAACAGAAGACGGAATTGTTGAAGTTAAACTGTTGGGAGCTTGCGCAGATTGCCCAATGTCGACTATGACATTAAGAGCAGGTGTGGAAAAAGCTTTACAAAAAGAGATTCCGAAAATTAAAAGAGTTGAATCAATAAATTAA
- a CDS encoding ferrous iron transporter B produces MKRNDIKNKNIELLNFADSLRWELKENLHDSITESIFKDANIISSKTIISEKKKVRTEWEVSLDKVVTSRLFGFPIMFFLLAIVFWLTIQGANYPSSLISDLLIDKFHPILKSFSQSIGIPHFIDGILIDGAYLAMAWVVSVMLPPMAIFFPLFTLLEDFGYLPRVAFNMDRLFQKAGAHGKQALTMSMGFGCNAAGVIAARVIDSPRERLIAIITNNFSLCNGRWPTQILISSIFIGSLVSPKLASLVSAAAVVSVALLGIFLSLVVSWGLSKTLLKGEASAFSLELPPYRPPRVLQTLYTSLIDRTIFVLWRAIVFAVPAGIVIWLVANIDINNISIAEYFINFTNPYALFIGLNGVILLAYIIAIPANEIVIPTILMLTVMSTGIHAGSGSGVMFELDSITETGEILRAGGWTVLTGINLMLFSLLHNPCSTTIYTIYKETGSIKWTMFSTFAPILLGLMACFFVAQIYNLF; encoded by the coding sequence ATGAAAAGAAATGACATAAAAAATAAAAACATCGAATTATTAAATTTTGCCGATTCGCTTCGTTGGGAATTAAAAGAAAATTTACACGATTCAATTACGGAGTCAATTTTTAAAGACGCAAATATAATTTCATCTAAAACCATCATTTCCGAAAAGAAAAAAGTTAGAACCGAATGGGAAGTTTCGCTTGATAAAGTTGTAACCAGCAGATTATTCGGTTTTCCGATAATGTTTTTTCTTTTAGCAATTGTATTTTGGCTTACAATTCAGGGGGCAAATTATCCTTCATCCTTAATTTCTGATTTACTTATTGATAAATTTCATCCAATATTAAAATCATTTTCTCAGTCAATTGGTATTCCACATTTTATTGACGGAATATTAATTGACGGAGCTTATCTTGCAATGGCTTGGGTTGTTAGTGTGATGCTTCCGCCAATGGCAATTTTTTTCCCGCTGTTTACTTTGCTGGAAGATTTTGGGTATTTGCCAAGAGTCGCATTTAATATGGATAGATTATTTCAAAAAGCAGGAGCGCACGGCAAGCAAGCTTTAACAATGAGCATGGGATTTGGATGCAACGCCGCCGGTGTTATTGCAGCAAGAGTTATTGATAGTCCAAGAGAAAGATTAATTGCGATTATTACTAATAACTTTTCACTTTGCAATGGAAGATGGCCGACTCAAATATTAATTTCGTCAATATTTATCGGAAGTCTTGTTTCTCCTAAATTAGCCAGTCTGGTTTCTGCTGCAGCAGTAGTAAGTGTAGCATTATTGGGAATTTTTTTAAGTTTAGTTGTGTCATGGGGATTATCAAAAACTTTATTAAAAGGAGAAGCTTCCGCTTTCAGTTTGGAACTGCCGCCGTATAGACCTCCGCGAGTTTTACAAACATTATACACTTCTCTTATTGATAGAACAATTTTTGTTTTATGGCGTGCAATTGTTTTTGCCGTACCCGCCGGTATTGTTATTTGGTTAGTTGCCAATATAGACATAAATAATATTTCCATAGCAGAATATTTTATTAATTTCACTAATCCATATGCTTTATTTATCGGGCTTAATGGAGTAATTCTGCTGGCGTATATTATTGCAATACCCGCAAATGAAATTGTAATTCCTACAATTTTAATGTTAACTGTAATGAGTACGGGAATACACGCGGGTTCTGGCTCAGGAGTTATGTTTGAACTTGATTCGATTACTGAAACTGGTGAAATTTTAAGAGCCGGCGGCTGGACTGTTTTAACCGGAATCAACTTAATGCTGTTCAGCTTATTACATAATCCATGTTCAACTACTATATATACTATTTATAAGGAAACAGGAAGCATTAAATGGACAATGTTTTCAACATTTGCCCCAATATTGCTTGGTTTAATGGCTTGTTTCTTTGTCGCACAAATTTACAATTTATTTTAA
- the ppk1 gene encoding polyphosphate kinase 1, with protein sequence MPKDNFQKYYKPENFINRDLSWLEFNKRVLEEALNPKLPLLDKIKFISIFFTNLDEFYMIRVSGLKEQIRANIITATIDGLTPFQELRAIDKEVKSLLIQIDDLWKNSIVPDLTENNVIISKVSELPDNEQVALSQYFHKEIFPVLTPLAFDPGRPFPYISNLSLSFAVLISTSKKEKHFARIKIPSILPRLLRVDKILYPNQPKKNGKLSAKFVWIDDLIKQNLNYLFPGVHIECAHLFRITRNTDISIQEDEADDLLQMIEENIKQRKFGSVVRLEVEKDIPKFMIETFVENLNIYPTDIHFIDGPLGLSNIMELYSLPFHHLKETPHQPKPFVNIDENENIFSLIRKGDILLHHPYDSFVPVIDFIKVASQDPDVLAIKQTLYRVGPDSPIVKYLIEAAERRKQVAVLVELKARFDEENNIFWARELEKAGVHVVYGLVGLKTHAKMTMVVRKESDGVKRYVHLGTGNYNASTAKLYTDLGLFTSDKEICEDVSELFNYLTGYSEKNEFRKLFVSPINTRDKIIGLINREIENVKKGGIGHLIFKFNSLVDNAIIAALYEASQCGVKVDLIIRGICCLKPQVKGLSENIYVRSIIGRFLEHSRIYYFFNNGEKDIYLSSADLMPRNLDRRVEITFPIENSQIKESILKNILQIFLSDNSKARILNSDGEYYRVYPSTEEEELSVQDHLMKAPSLYSLK encoded by the coding sequence ATGCCCAAGGACAACTTTCAGAAATATTACAAACCGGAAAATTTTATTAATAGAGATTTAAGCTGGCTCGAATTCAACAAACGCGTGTTGGAAGAAGCTTTGAATCCAAAATTGCCTTTACTTGATAAAATAAAATTCATTTCTATTTTCTTTACAAATCTTGATGAATTTTACATGATTCGTGTTTCCGGACTGAAAGAACAAATAAGAGCTAACATTATTACCGCAACAATTGACGGCTTAACGCCGTTTCAAGAATTAAGAGCTATTGATAAAGAAGTTAAAAGTCTATTAATCCAAATTGATGATTTATGGAAAAATTCTATTGTACCGGATTTAACTGAGAATAATGTAATAATTTCGAAAGTGAGTGAATTACCGGATAACGAACAAGTTGCCTTAAGTCAATATTTTCATAAAGAAATTTTTCCCGTTTTAACTCCTCTGGCTTTTGACCCGGGCAGACCGTTTCCATATATTTCAAATTTAAGTTTAAGTTTTGCGGTTTTGATTTCAACGTCAAAAAAAGAAAAGCACTTTGCCAGAATAAAAATCCCAAGTATTTTACCAAGACTTTTACGGGTTGATAAAATATTATATCCAAATCAACCAAAGAAAAATGGCAAACTTTCCGCCAAATTTGTTTGGATTGACGATTTAATTAAGCAAAACTTAAATTATCTTTTTCCTGGTGTACACATTGAATGCGCGCATCTTTTTAGAATTACTAGAAATACAGATATTAGTATTCAAGAAGACGAAGCTGATGATCTGCTTCAAATGATTGAAGAAAATATTAAACAAAGAAAATTCGGTTCAGTTGTAAGACTTGAAGTTGAAAAAGATATTCCCAAATTCATGATTGAAACATTTGTAGAGAATTTAAATATTTATCCAACAGATATTCATTTTATAGATGGTCCACTTGGTTTAAGCAATATAATGGAACTCTACAGTTTACCTTTTCATCATTTGAAGGAAACACCGCATCAGCCAAAACCGTTTGTTAACATTGATGAAAACGAGAACATTTTTTCTTTAATCAGAAAAGGCGATATTTTACTGCATCATCCATATGATTCTTTTGTTCCCGTTATTGATTTTATTAAAGTCGCCTCTCAAGATCCTGACGTTCTTGCGATTAAACAAACATTGTATAGAGTTGGACCCGATTCGCCCATTGTAAAATATTTAATTGAAGCCGCCGAAAGAAGAAAACAGGTTGCAGTACTTGTTGAACTAAAAGCTAGGTTTGACGAGGAGAATAATATTTTCTGGGCAAGGGAGCTTGAAAAGGCCGGTGTTCATGTAGTTTACGGCTTAGTAGGATTAAAGACTCACGCAAAAATGACAATGGTTGTTAGAAAAGAAAGCGATGGTGTAAAGAGATATGTGCATCTCGGTACAGGAAATTACAACGCTTCAACTGCAAAACTTTATACGGACCTTGGACTTTTTACTTCAGATAAAGAGATTTGCGAGGATGTTTCTGAATTGTTTAATTACTTGACCGGCTATTCTGAGAAAAACGAATTCAGAAAACTTTTTGTTTCGCCAATAAACACTCGTGATAAAATTATAGGTTTAATAAATAGAGAAATTGAGAATGTTAAAAAAGGCGGTATCGGACATTTAATTTTCAAATTCAATTCTTTGGTAGATAACGCAATAATAGCGGCACTTTACGAAGCTTCTCAATGCGGAGTAAAGGTTGATTTAATAATAAGAGGAATTTGCTGCTTAAAACCTCAAGTTAAAGGATTAAGCGAAAATATTTACGTTAGGAGTATTATAGGAAGATTTTTGGAACACAGCAGAATTTATTATTTCTTTAATAATGGCGAAAAAGATATTTACTTAAGCAGTGCCGATCTTATGCCCAGGAATTTGGATAGAAGAGTTGAAATTACTTTCCCAATAGAGAATAGCCAAATTAAGGAAAGTATTTTGAAAAATATATTGCAAATATTCTTAAGTGATAACAGTAAAGCAAGAATTTTAAACTCAGACGGAGAATATTATAGAGTTTATCCTTCAACTGAAGAAGAGGAATTGTCTGTTCAAGATCATTTAATGAAAGCTCCTTCACTTTATTCGTTAAAATAA
- a CDS encoding dCMP deaminase encodes MSDLRPSWDEYFLKLAMLVSERATCPRMHCGCVLVRNKRILATGYNGSIPGDAHCEDDGCMIVDNHCVRTIHAEMNAIIQCSIHGVSTQGSTAYITNMPCTNCSKALIAAGIKEIVIFSDYHDTKAEEFFKIANVEIRRLEKPKNSINYDLKNYSSAKEIIKEEL; translated from the coding sequence ATGAGTGATTTAAGACCATCATGGGATGAATATTTTCTTAAACTTGCCATGCTTGTTTCTGAAAGAGCTACTTGCCCAAGAATGCATTGCGGATGTGTTTTGGTTAGAAATAAAAGGATTCTTGCGACCGGATATAACGGCTCAATTCCCGGAGATGCTCATTGTGAAGATGACGGATGTATGATAGTTGACAATCACTGCGTAAGAACAATTCACGCCGAAATGAACGCAATTATTCAATGTTCAATTCACGGCGTAAGCACACAAGGATCAACAGCATATATTACAAATATGCCTTGTACAAATTGTTCAAAAGCTTTAATAGCGGCCGGCATTAAGGAAATTGTTATATTTTCCGATTATCATGATACAAAGGCTGAAGAGTTCTTCAAGATTGCAAATGTTGAAATTAGGAGATTGGAAAAACCAAAAAATTCTATTAATTATGATTTGAAAAATTATTCTTCTGCTAAAGAAATTATTAAGGAAGAGTTATAA
- a CDS encoding HAMP domain-containing histidine kinase, whose amino-acid sequence MNLKLFLLVIALSIAAGTFYYTQYLVTELQKREIQVAELYANTLEFIANPNSDNNVDLTFVFENIIKRINFPLILTDTNGIPISRNTDTGIKNIEIDSTLTQSETDSFLVNKVKELATVHDPINVSYKDFNGKEKIVSKIYFGNSELIQKLKYYPFLQVISAFLFLSILYISFSYVKKTEQSNIWVGMAKEIAHQLGTPISSLMGWVELLKLKYQNPDEVVNVADEMSSDLTRLDKITNRFSKIGSKPILKKNDLNDVINSVIKYFEKRLPQTGKDVELIYVKNKSIFLNLNASLFEWVIENLIKNAIDAIGSKKGKIQITVTEKEKTIEIEVIDNGKGINPKNKKNVFKPGFSTKSRGWGLGLSLSKRIVEDYHNGKLLLKSSVLNEGTTFLIILNKKLMKLKEE is encoded by the coding sequence ATGAACCTTAAACTTTTTTTACTTGTAATTGCTTTGTCAATTGCAGCCGGCACATTTTACTATACTCAATATCTGGTTACGGAACTCCAAAAACGTGAAATTCAAGTCGCGGAACTTTATGCCAATACTCTTGAATTTATAGCAAATCCAAATTCAGACAATAATGTTGATTTGACATTTGTGTTTGAAAATATAATTAAAAGAATCAATTTTCCCTTAATTTTAACTGATACAAATGGAATTCCAATAAGCAGAAATACAGATACCGGAATTAAAAATATTGAAATAGATTCAACTTTGACACAATCCGAGACTGATTCTTTTTTAGTCAATAAAGTAAAAGAATTGGCAACCGTTCATGATCCAATAAACGTGTCTTATAAGGATTTTAACGGGAAAGAAAAAATAGTAAGTAAAATATATTTTGGTAATTCAGAGTTAATTCAGAAACTAAAATATTATCCATTTTTACAGGTTATTTCGGCATTTCTATTTTTGTCAATTTTATACATTAGCTTTAGTTACGTGAAGAAAACCGAACAAAGCAATATTTGGGTAGGAATGGCAAAAGAAATCGCTCATCAGTTAGGTACACCAATATCAAGCTTAATGGGCTGGGTTGAACTTCTGAAATTGAAATATCAAAATCCGGACGAAGTTGTAAACGTCGCGGATGAAATGTCGAGTGATTTAACAAGATTGGATAAAATTACAAACAGATTTTCCAAAATTGGCTCAAAACCGATACTTAAGAAAAATGATCTGAATGACGTAATAAATTCAGTAATAAAATATTTTGAAAAAAGACTTCCGCAAACGGGAAAAGACGTTGAATTGATTTACGTTAAAAATAAATCTATATTTCTAAATCTTAACGCGTCACTGTTTGAATGGGTAATTGAAAATTTGATTAAAAACGCAATTGATGCAATTGGAAGTAAAAAAGGTAAAATTCAAATTACCGTTACTGAAAAGGAAAAAACAATTGAAATTGAAGTAATAGATAATGGTAAAGGCATAAATCCAAAAAATAAAAAGAACGTTTTCAAGCCGGGTTTCAGCACAAAAAGCAGAGGCTGGGGATTGGGTTTAAGTTTATCCAAAAGAATTGTAGAAGATTATCATAATGGAAAACTATTATTGAAATCTTCAGTACTTAATGAAGGAACAACTTTTTTAATAATTTTAAACAAAAAATTAATGAAACTTAAGGAAGAATAA
- a CDS encoding adenylosuccinate synthase, with translation MSVSIVVGSQWGDEGKGKVVDLLSSKIDIVVRYQGGANAGHTIKIGDKQYIFHLIPSGILHPNVICVIGNGVVIEPKALLDELDMLQQNGIDFEGRLFISHNAHLIMPYHKLLDSINEQGNSKIGTTGRGIGPCYIDKYARRGIRIADLLDEKELKVKIKKSLEEKNNLLKKLYQHEELKVDEIIDECIAFDKKIDKYITDTSAYLNDAILQNKNILLEGAQGALLDVDHGTYPYVTSSNPTSGGACTGTGIPPTKITDIIGIVKAYTTRVGLGPFPTELFEENGEKLRKIGAEFGATTGRPRRCGWFDAFLVNYSTKINGIERVVITKLDVLGNFDEIKVCTGYEINGKKLKYFPTSSAELNSVNPIYTTLKGWNSDISEVKTYDELPIEAKEYLTFISIQCGFEIKYISVGPKRSQTIEL, from the coding sequence ATGAGTGTGTCAATTGTTGTTGGAAGCCAATGGGGCGATGAAGGTAAAGGTAAAGTTGTTGATCTGCTAAGTTCAAAAATTGATATTGTTGTAAGATATCAGGGCGGCGCAAATGCAGGACACACAATTAAAATCGGCGATAAACAATATATTTTTCATTTAATTCCTTCAGGAATTCTGCATCCAAATGTTATTTGTGTAATTGGAAACGGTGTTGTTATTGAACCAAAGGCTTTGTTGGACGAATTGGATATGCTGCAGCAAAACGGAATTGATTTTGAAGGAAGGCTATTTATTAGTCATAACGCACATCTAATAATGCCTTATCATAAATTACTCGATTCGATCAACGAACAAGGAAATTCTAAAATTGGAACAACTGGACGAGGAATTGGTCCTTGCTACATTGATAAATATGCAAGACGAGGAATCAGAATTGCCGATCTTTTAGATGAAAAAGAACTTAAGGTAAAGATTAAAAAAAGTCTTGAAGAAAAAAATAATCTGCTGAAAAAATTATATCAGCACGAAGAATTAAAGGTTGATGAAATAATTGACGAATGCATAGCATTTGACAAAAAAATTGATAAATATATTACGGATACTTCCGCATATTTAAATGACGCCATTCTTCAAAATAAAAATATTTTATTGGAAGGAGCACAAGGCGCATTATTGGATGTTGACCATGGTACCTATCCTTATGTAACATCCTCAAATCCAACTTCCGGAGGCGCTTGCACCGGAACAGGAATTCCACCTACGAAAATCACTGATATAATCGGAATTGTAAAAGCTTATACAACCCGAGTTGGATTAGGACCATTCCCAACTGAATTGTTTGAAGAAAACGGTGAAAAATTAAGAAAGATTGGTGCTGAATTTGGAGCAACGACCGGCAGACCCAGAAGATGCGGATGGTTTGATGCTTTTCTTGTTAATTATTCTACAAAAATTAATGGAATTGAAAGAGTTGTTATTACAAAACTTGATGTTCTCGGAAATTTTGATGAAATTAAAGTCTGCACAGGTTATGAAATTAATGGAAAAAAATTGAAATACTTTCCAACATCATCAGCTGAACTAAATTCCGTAAATCCAATTTATACCACACTAAAAGGCTGGAATAGCGACATTTCTGAAGTTAAGACATACGACGAACTTCCTATTGAAGCTAAAGAATATTTAACTTTTATTTCAATTCAATGCGGATTTGAAATCAAATATATATCGGTTGGACCAAAAAGATCTCAAACCATTGAGCTTTAA
- a CDS encoding Mrp/NBP35 family ATP-binding protein, which translates to MAENFSGHAGSPHSKLLPGVKYTIAVASGKGGVGKSTVSVNLALALSKLGAKVGLLDADIYGPSIPLMMGINGKPKIYQNEGTNKMAPLENYGIKLMSIGFLIDDDNPVIWRGPMASGALKQFMSDVDWGELDYLIYDLPPGTGDIQLTLVQTIPLTGAIIVTTPQEVSLIDAKKGLKMFEKVNVPVYGIIENMSYFIAPDTGNRYNIFGTGGGKNLADQLNSRLLGGIPIDPRICEGGDSGKPIVESLPESEESKLIIEIAQNLIQAVESNNAGNSEIEIEL; encoded by the coding sequence ATGGCAGAGAATTTTAGTGGTCATGCGGGTTCACCGCATTCAAAACTTTTACCAGGAGTTAAATATACAATAGCTGTTGCAAGCGGAAAAGGCGGTGTAGGTAAAAGCACTGTTTCAGTAAATCTTGCTTTAGCATTATCTAAACTAGGTGCCAAAGTCGGTTTATTAGATGCTGATATTTACGGTCCAAGTATTCCATTAATGATGGGGATTAATGGAAAACCGAAAATATATCAAAATGAGGGTACAAACAAAATGGCCCCGCTTGAAAATTACGGAATTAAGTTAATGTCAATAGGTTTTTTAATTGATGACGATAATCCGGTGATATGGCGCGGACCAATGGCAAGCGGCGCGTTAAAGCAATTTATGTCTGATGTTGATTGGGGAGAATTAGACTATTTAATATACGACCTTCCTCCCGGAACCGGTGACATTCAATTGACTTTGGTTCAAACTATTCCTTTAACCGGCGCTATTATAGTTACAACTCCACAAGAAGTTTCTCTTATAGATGCTAAAAAGGGACTTAAAATGTTTGAAAAAGTTAATGTTCCGGTTTATGGAATAATTGAAAATATGAGTTATTTTATTGCTCCTGATACGGGAAACAGATATAATATTTTTGGAACAGGCGGCGGTAAAAATTTAGCCGATCAATTAAATTCAAGATTGCTGGGCGGAATTCCAATTGACCCAAGAATTTGCGAAGGCGGAGACAGTGGGAAACCAATTGTAGAAAGTTTGCCCGAAAGTGAAGAATCCAAATTAATTATTGAAATTGCTCAAAATTTAATTCAAGCGGTTGAAAGTAATAATGCCGGTAATTCGGAAATTGAAATCGAGCTGTAA
- a CDS encoding triose-phosphate isomerase: protein MRKYIIAGNWKMNKNLSEAIQLVSDLKIELNGKNLNAEVVVAPPFISLEAVKTLIKDTDIKLGAQNMHSVDSGAFTGEVSADMLKSVGCEYVILGHSERRTIFGESDEFINQKVKQALKNNLTPILCCGESLEERENGTTFKVVEQQIKTCLNNLSEEEIKNTVIAYEPIWAIGTGKTATPEQAQEVHEFIRNLLVKLTSVETAQEITIQYGGSVNAKNAKDLLSKPDIDGALVGGACLKADSFREIILSV from the coding sequence ATGAGAAAGTATATTATTGCCGGTAATTGGAAAATGAACAAAAATTTATCTGAAGCCATTCAGTTGGTTTCCGATTTAAAAATTGAGTTGAATGGTAAAAATTTAAATGCTGAAGTTGTTGTTGCCCCGCCGTTTATTTCGCTCGAAGCCGTGAAAACTTTAATTAAAGATACCGATATAAAATTAGGCGCTCAAAATATGCATTCAGTTGATTCAGGCGCATTTACCGGTGAAGTTTCTGCAGATATGTTGAAAAGTGTCGGCTGCGAATATGTAATTCTCGGACATTCCGAAAGAAGAACAATTTTTGGAGAAAGCGATGAATTCATTAATCAAAAAGTTAAACAAGCTTTAAAAAATAATTTAACACCAATCCTGTGCTGCGGCGAATCTTTAGAAGAAAGAGAAAACGGAACTACTTTTAAAGTCGTTGAACAGCAAATTAAAACTTGTTTGAATAATTTATCCGAAGAAGAAATTAAAAATACTGTTATTGCATATGAACCAATATGGGCAATAGGAACGGGAAAAACCGCAACACCCGAACAGGCGCAGGAAGTCCATGAATTCATTAGAAACCTTTTGGTAAAATTAACTTCTGTTGAAACCGCACAAGAAATAACTATTCAATACGGCGGAAGTGTTAACGCAAAAAATGCAAAAGATTTGCTTTCCAAACCGGATATCGATGGAGCTTTGGTTGGCGGTGCTTGTTTAAAAGCAGATTCTTTTAGAGAAATTATCTTAAGTGTTTAG
- a CDS encoding metal-dependent transcriptional regulator, which translates to MTLFIFTPISSIMVFIFILVLVLIIFYPRYGILSRYKKIKVSDQRIQLEDALKHIFDYEYRKLKPTLGSIAGILEISVDNASKIVAKLKKFNLVVIVDNGISLTNSGKNYALRVIRVHRLWESYLADEIGTNEEDWHDEAELIEHLMSPEEADVLSAKIGNPKFDPHGDPIPTNEGILPEKIGVSLNEAEENSVVKILHIEDEPKSIYINLVKEKLFPGKVIKVVNKSTKELDIISDGKSKSLSPLLAENVQVEVVEQGEFIDHVHKNILNLRYGEVGEILQILPECRGQQRRRLLDFGIVPGAKITLLMKSPLNDPVAFVVKDTIVALRRDQAKQVILRKVG; encoded by the coding sequence ATGACATTATTTATCTTTACACCAATTAGTTCTATAATGGTCTTTATTTTTATCCTAGTTTTAGTATTAATAATTTTTTATCCGAGATACGGAATACTATCAAGATATAAAAAAATAAAAGTATCTGATCAAAGAATTCAGCTTGAAGACGCATTAAAACATATCTTTGATTATGAATATAGAAAACTTAAACCTACACTTGGCAGCATTGCCGGCATTTTGGAGATTTCAGTTGATAATGCTTCAAAAATTGTTGCGAAATTAAAAAAATTTAATCTTGTTGTAATTGTAGATAACGGAATTTCATTAACGAATTCCGGAAAAAATTATGCTTTGCGGGTAATTAGAGTTCACAGATTATGGGAAAGTTATCTTGCGGATGAAATCGGAACTAATGAAGAGGACTGGCATGATGAAGCAGAGCTTATAGAACATTTAATGTCTCCCGAAGAAGCCGATGTTCTTTCTGCAAAAATTGGCAATCCTAAATTTGATCCGCACGGTGATCCAATTCCCACAAACGAAGGTATATTACCGGAGAAAATTGGAGTATCGTTAAATGAAGCTGAAGAAAATTCAGTTGTAAAAATATTACATATTGAAGATGAGCCGAAATCGATTTATATCAATTTGGTAAAGGAAAAATTATTTCCCGGGAAAGTTATTAAAGTTGTAAATAAATCAACTAAAGAATTAGATATAATATCCGATGGAAAAAGTAAAAGTTTAAGTCCGCTTTTAGCCGAAAATGTGCAGGTTGAAGTAGTTGAACAAGGGGAATTTATTGATCATGTTCATAAAAATATTTTAAATTTGCGGTATGGCGAAGTTGGTGAAATTTTACAAATTCTTCCGGAATGCCGCGGTCAGCAGAGAAGAAGATTATTGGATTTTGGAATTGTACCAGGTGCGAAAATCACTTTGCTTATGAAAAGTCCTTTAAATGACCCTGTTGCATTTGTTGTTAAAGATACAATTGTTGCATTAAGAAGAGATCAGGCAAAACAAGTAATTTTAAGGAAAGTTGGTTGA
- a CDS encoding metal-dependent transcriptional regulator: MATISKENYLKTIFLQNSNNGKMITSAELAKELNVSKAAISEMANKLSKQGFIEYKKFKGIKLLSKGKKIAVDVIRKHRLWELFLMKTLNLSWDEVHAEAEKLEHYTTENLIDKIDEQLNFPIYDPHGEPIPNKNGEFRAVKNDFSMKECAINKKYKVVRVNDRSDDLMKYLSKINFALNIEIIISEKIDFDGSLFVKYNNSKIMLSEKIIENVFVREVK, translated from the coding sequence ATGGCGACTATATCAAAAGAAAATTATTTAAAAACAATTTTTCTGCAGAATTCAAATAACGGAAAAATGATAACCTCTGCTGAACTTGCGAAGGAATTAAACGTTTCAAAAGCAGCAATTTCGGAAATGGCGAATAAGTTATCCAAACAAGGATTTATTGAATATAAAAAGTTCAAAGGAATTAAATTATTGAGCAAAGGAAAAAAAATTGCCGTCGATGTAATAAGAAAGCATAGATTATGGGAATTATTTTTAATGAAAACTTTGAATCTTTCTTGGGATGAAGTGCACGCAGAAGCTGAAAAACTTGAACATTATACTACAGAAAACTTAATTGATAAAATTGATGAACAATTAAATTTTCCAATTTATGATCCGCACGGCGAACCAATACCAAATAAAAACGGCGAATTTAGAGCCGTTAAAAATGATTTCTCAATGAAAGAATGCGCAATAAATAAAAAATACAAAGTTGTTAGAGTAAATGACAGATCTGATGACCTGATGAAATATTTATCGAAAATTAATTTTGCATTAAATATAGAAATAATAATAAGTGAAAAAATTGATTTTGACGGATCGCTTTTTGTCAAATACAATAATTCCAAAATTATGCTAAGCGAAAAAATAATTGAAAATGTTTTTGTGAGAGAAGTAAAATGA